From Varibaculum massiliense, a single genomic window includes:
- a CDS encoding metal ABC transporter ATP-binding protein, translating to MNKILEINKVAFAYGDIPVLQSVDLSLTAGQFVAVSGDNGAGKSTLMNLILGNLHPSQGQIRLFGDLSSVDNHYRDLAYLSQNAVSGYRNFPTTVAELVRVYLAQLKRKSDPTAPLDTVGLSGVRTHRLRELSGGQLQRVGVLLALLKQARLILLDEPTGGIDQKFSLDLYRLLREQCDQGKTVLMVTHQLAEVAPFIDAAYRLSAGKMTSLELEKLEVSR from the coding sequence GTGAATAAGATCCTGGAAATAAATAAAGTCGCTTTTGCGTACGGGGATATCCCGGTGCTGCAGTCAGTGGATTTATCCCTCACTGCCGGACAGTTTGTGGCGGTGAGCGGCGATAACGGGGCAGGAAAATCCACCCTGATGAACCTGATTTTGGGAAATTTGCATCCCTCGCAAGGTCAAATTCGCCTTTTTGGTGATCTGAGTAGTGTAGATAACCATTATCGCGACCTCGCCTATCTTTCCCAAAACGCGGTCAGTGGCTACCGCAATTTTCCGACCACCGTGGCGGAGTTAGTGCGGGTCTATCTGGCGCAACTGAAAAGAAAAAGCGATCCTACCGCCCCGCTGGACACCGTGGGGTTAAGCGGGGTGCGCACCCATCGTCTGCGCGAGTTATCTGGGGGGCAACTGCAGAGAGTAGGAGTCTTACTGGCACTCCTGAAACAGGCGCGTCTGATTCTCTTGGATGAACCTACCGGCGGTATAGATCAAAAGTTTTCGCTTGATCTCTACCGCCTCCTGCGGGAGCAATGTGACCAGGGGAAAACGGTTTTGATGGTTACCCATCAATTGGCGGAAGTTGCTCCTTTCATAGATGCTGCTTATCGCTTGTCTGCAGGGAAAATGACTTCCCTTGAGCTGGAAAAACTTGAGGTTAGCCGATGA
- a CDS encoding HNH endonuclease signature motif containing protein: MNRKAIAENVKRRLWAESMGRCMNPDCRAELFIKNSDIMEKAHIGAYCETEDNSYENLIVLCPNCHKKFDKTGFIDENMVKQWKEIRRNELEKFFSVELSSFDQLKEKVVPFLSENYSIYKSYYLSGNKSLWDKFEPQILSNNEKLKLLFENNRTLFQQHSYKNYSNLELIQKFITHVDEFKITRDDGEKMREVLFPQEINSIFGIMPVSDYILPSTESMEELIKVLRKENLIDEVMLGIERPYILLKNKEKIFMDDTPRVRQLYYDNSCFRKTGVRLESLNFALKYLRSRNINFTYVNQDSLREIKVNDINIVFVYEYCLSRTFLSSMSPKPNYVIVNLHNWNGSCCISREALNLADNFEVKLLTMDEFYGYINEIK, encoded by the coding sequence ATGAATAGAAAAGCAATTGCTGAAAATGTAAAACGTAGATTATGGGCAGAATCTATGGGAAGATGTATGAATCCAGATTGTCGAGCAGAATTATTTATAAAGAATAGTGATATCATGGAAAAAGCACATATCGGTGCATATTGTGAAACAGAAGATAATTCATATGAAAATTTGATAGTCTTATGCCCTAATTGTCATAAGAAATTTGATAAAACTGGTTTTATAGATGAAAACATGGTTAAGCAATGGAAAGAGATTAGAAGAAATGAATTAGAAAAATTTTTTTCTGTAGAACTGAGCTCTTTTGATCAACTTAAAGAAAAAGTTGTTCCTTTTTTGAGTGAGAACTATAGCATATATAAAAGTTACTACCTGAGTGGTAATAAGTCTTTATGGGATAAATTTGAGCCTCAAATATTATCAAATAATGAAAAGCTAAAATTATTATTTGAAAATAATCGTACTTTATTTCAGCAGCATTCGTATAAGAACTATTCAAATTTAGAATTGATTCAAAAGTTTATAACTCATGTTGATGAATTTAAAATTACCAGAGATGATGGGGAAAAGATGAGAGAGGTGCTTTTTCCACAGGAAATTAACTCTATTTTCGGAATCATGCCAGTAAGCGATTATATTCTTCCATCCACAGAGTCGATGGAAGAACTGATAAAAGTATTGAGAAAAGAAAATTTGATAGACGAAGTTATGCTAGGGATAGAAAGACCATATATATTACTGAAAAATAAAGAAAAAATATTTATGGACGATACTCCTAGAGTAAGGCAGCTATATTATGATAACAGTTGTTTTAGAAAAACGGGTGTTAGATTAGAAAGTTTAAATTTTGCTTTGAAATATTTAAGATCTCGAAATATAAATTTTACATATGTTAACCAAGATTCATTAAGAGAAATTAAAGTGAATGACATTAACATAGTTTTTGTTTATGAATATTGCTTAAGTAGGACATTTTTATCTAGCATGTCACCAAAACCTAATTATGTAATTGTAAATTTACATAATTGGAATGGGTCATGCTGTATATCAAGAGAAGCATTAAACTTAGCTGATAATTTTGAAGTTAAATTACTTACAATGGATGAGTTTTATGGATATATCAATGAAATTAAGTAA
- a CDS encoding class I SAM-dependent RNA methyltransferase — translation MSEVFLQLLRPVHGGYCLAHRDGQTYMVRFGLPGETVKAVPVAKKGKVIFAEVSEVLQASPQRQVPVWALGGPGGTGGADLCHVKLPYQRIWKTQVLADCLRRLGGEEVYAQALAASGGELSCQGVSSGHAGGENGLGYRLRADFEVSPAGRVAMTKFRGEELVEIDSFPLADPLISGSSLFSNPDRWSEVLKPGGRIRAWASANGLRVWNGRALFDESAQPVAEKNVRLTVRGFGDYLMAPSGFWQAHRQAARILGEQVMAAATGDDQHGNATLAALGEEQGNSLSGGTGDANSTSDRPLTLGNRRWEEILELYSGAGLFSRPLASILSRGGRLTTLEGSKPAVKMARKNLSRVPGRLQIRSGRVDARALADYADKIKAPPLLVMDPPRSGAGQKVMAALANLEPDCIIYVACDPAALARDLKVAVSRGYQIASLQAYDLFPHTHHVETVVLMSRA, via the coding sequence ATGAGTGAAGTTTTTCTGCAGCTGCTGCGCCCCGTCCACGGCGGTTACTGCCTGGCGCACAGGGATGGTCAAACCTATATGGTGCGTTTCGGGTTGCCGGGGGAGACGGTAAAAGCCGTCCCGGTCGCTAAGAAAGGCAAAGTTATTTTTGCCGAGGTGAGCGAAGTGCTTCAGGCTTCACCTCAGCGGCAAGTGCCGGTGTGGGCTTTGGGTGGTCCGGGAGGCACGGGCGGTGCGGATCTTTGCCACGTGAAACTGCCGTACCAACGCATCTGGAAAACGCAGGTACTGGCGGATTGCCTGCGGCGCCTGGGGGGCGAGGAAGTTTACGCGCAAGCGTTGGCTGCCAGTGGGGGAGAGCTAAGCTGCCAGGGCGTAAGTAGCGGACACGCCGGCGGCGAGAACGGCTTAGGGTATCGTCTGCGCGCCGATTTTGAGGTCAGTCCTGCCGGGCGGGTGGCGATGACTAAATTCCGCGGAGAAGAACTGGTAGAGATCGATAGCTTCCCCCTGGCAGATCCGCTGATCAGTGGCTCGTCTTTATTTAGCAACCCCGACAGGTGGAGCGAGGTTTTAAAGCCGGGAGGACGCATCCGAGCTTGGGCGAGCGCTAATGGGCTGCGAGTGTGGAATGGACGCGCCCTCTTCGATGAATCGGCTCAGCCGGTTGCAGAAAAGAATGTGCGTTTAACGGTTCGCGGTTTCGGGGACTACCTGATGGCACCGAGCGGTTTCTGGCAGGCACACCGCCAGGCGGCACGGATTTTAGGCGAGCAAGTAATGGCGGCCGCTACCGGTGATGATCAGCATGGGAATGCGACGCTTGCCGCGCTGGGTGAAGAGCAAGGAAACTCTCTCAGTGGCGGGACTGGGGACGCAAACTCGACTAGCGACCGCCCGCTGACACTCGGGAACCGGCGGTGGGAAGAAATCCTGGAACTGTACTCAGGTGCGGGACTGTTTTCGCGTCCCCTGGCTAGCATTCTGAGCAGGGGAGGTCGCCTGACCACTTTGGAGGGGTCAAAGCCGGCAGTGAAAATGGCGCGCAAAAATCTTTCTAGAGTGCCCGGACGTTTGCAGATTCGTTCCGGGCGGGTCGATGCCCGGGCGCTCGCGGATTATGCCGACAAGATAAAGGCGCCGCCCCTGTTGGTAATGGATCCGCCGCGCAGCGGTGCGGGACAAAAAGTGATGGCAGCGCTGGCAAACCTAGAGCCAGATTGCATTATTTACGTGGCCTGTGACCCGGCAGCCCTTGCCCGCGACCTAAAAGTCGCCGTATCCCGCGGCTACCAAATCGCGTCCCTACAGGCATACGATCTTTTCCCCCACACGCACCACGTCGAGACTGTCGTATTGATGTCACGGGCTTAA
- a CDS encoding helix-turn-helix domain-containing protein yields MLLGEKIRNARVEAGLTQKELAEMIMVSRAAVAKWEGGRGLPDVANLKVIADALGVTVDYLLDKDNAIDLSIIKKPIDLAKYGLNAKLGVCKKIKMKEQIIRDEYADAEIIMLTVTKFIPNSSEKFMDNFIGWITTLFGGIPFFDTFAFGKAVESIGSEQYYLVNKKEKQFFVLITDEHIISRMMRVKFTDKKMRVGDKEFTQVGKLRDK; encoded by the coding sequence ATGTTGTTAGGAGAAAAAATCAGAAATGCGCGCGTGGAAGCGGGTTTAACTCAGAAAGAACTTGCTGAAATGATTATGGTTTCGCGTGCTGCGGTAGCGAAGTGGGAAGGTGGGCGCGGTCTGCCAGATGTTGCAAATTTGAAGGTGATTGCGGATGCGCTGGGTGTTACTGTCGACTATTTGTTGGATAAAGACAATGCTATTGATTTGTCAATTATTAAGAAGCCTATTGATTTAGCGAAGTATGGTCTTAATGCAAAATTGGGTGTGTGTAAGAAAATCAAGATGAAGGAACAAATTATTCGCGATGAATATGCAGACGCTGAAATTATTATGCTCACGGTGACGAAGTTTATTCCAAATTCGTCTGAAAAGTTTATGGATAATTTTATCGGGTGGATTACTACTTTGTTTGGTGGTATTCCTTTCTTTGATACGTTTGCATTCGGTAAAGCGGTAGAGAGTATTGGCAGTGAACAGTATTACTTGGTGAATAAAAAAGAAAAGCAATTTTTTGTGCTGATAACGGATGAGCATATTATTAGCAGAATGATGCGAGTAAAGTTCACTGATAAGAAGATGCGTGTTGGGGATAAGGAATTTACGCAAGTTGGTAAGTTGCGTGATAAGTAA
- a CDS encoding DUF4097 family beta strand repeat-containing protein — MDNKKFIAETKDVRLTVKRADTFGVSFVNCEQDILRVEEAQNVIRLIQTKKVSASNWLRWFTQGMPEIVVSLPHDVEGCEVESDSNQVLITDIEIGKLYVEVNNGKVEVVNLKADDVFLKCCNGSASATNVEVTHVCTLDTLNGMSILEGTITKDASLEVDCENGVTEVSDKKKVNCKNDGFAHYMVHCLNGKAIAK; from the coding sequence ATGGATAATAAGAAGTTTATCGCAGAGACGAAAGATGTTCGTTTAACGGTGAAACGTGCTGATACCTTTGGCGTGAGCTTTGTTAACTGTGAACAAGATATATTGAGGGTTGAGGAAGCGCAAAATGTTATAAGGCTTATTCAAACTAAAAAAGTCTCAGCTTCGAATTGGCTGAGGTGGTTTACTCAGGGTATGCCTGAAATTGTTGTGAGTTTGCCACATGATGTGGAAGGTTGTGAGGTTGAATCTGATTCTAATCAAGTGCTCATCACAGATATTGAGATTGGTAAGCTTTATGTAGAAGTGAACAATGGCAAGGTAGAAGTTGTTAATTTGAAAGCGGATGATGTCTTTCTTAAATGTTGTAATGGGTCGGCTTCAGCAACAAACGTAGAAGTAACTCATGTTTGTACACTTGATACGTTAAATGGCATGAGTATTTTAGAAGGAACAATCACCAAGGATGCAAGCCTTGAAGTAGATTGTGAGAATGGTGTCACCGAGGTTTCAGATAAGAAGAAGGTAAACTGTAAAAACGATGGATTTGCGCATTACATGGTGCACTGCCTTAATGGGAAAGCTATTGCGAAGTAG
- the acnA gene encoding aconitate hydratase AcnA, translating to MSLNSFGAATQLSVGDKSYKIYDLKAVPGTEKLPYSLKILAENLLRNEDGENITKEQITQIANWDPEAAPSKEIQYSPARVLMQDFTGVPCIVDLATMRDAVVNLGKDPDLINPQVPAEMVIDHSVQIDVFGSKDAVEKNMDIEYQRNQERYQFLRWGQGAFENFRVVPPGTGIVHQVNIEYLARVVFADQDEDGALAYPDTLVGTDSHTTMVNGLGVLGWGVGGIEAEAAMLGQPVSMLIPRVVGFKLTGEIAPGATATDVVLTITQMLRDHGVVGKFVEFYGEGVGAVPLANRATIGNMSPEFGSTAAIFPIDEVTIDYLHLTGRSEESCALVREYAKRQGLWHDPSHEARYSEYLELDLSTVVPSIAGPKRPQDRIELAMAKDSFKKILPDYVAGDKTIDPKLMRPTRPTQVKLAGGEEVAMDHGDVVIASITSCTNTSNPSVMMAAGLLAKNAAEKGLKPKPWVKTSLAPGSQVVRDYYEKAGLMPYLSQLGFDIVGYGCTTCIGNSGPLPEEVHNTVAEADLTVVSVLSGNRNFEGRINPDVKMNYLASPPLVISYALAGTMDFDFETEPLGTDSQGNEVYLRDIWPAAEEVEKVIGQAIDRDMYLQDYQSVFEGDHRWQSLEVPDSPTFAWDDGSTYVRRAPFFEGMPETPDPVKDISGARVLLKLGDSVTTDHISPAGAFAAKTPAGQYLSSHGVERRSFNSYGSRRGNHEVMMRGTFANIRIRNQLLDNVEGGFTKDFTKADAPVVPVYDASVSYAQAGVPLVVLGGKEYGTGSSRDWAAKGTLLLGVKAVIARSFERIHRSNLIGMGILPLQFPEGESADSLGLDGTETFDINGITQLNEGVTPQVMKVKATKTDGSTVEFDATVRIDTPGEAQYYRNGGILQYVLRNLVA from the coding sequence ATGAGTTTAAACAGCTTTGGGGCGGCGACACAGCTAAGTGTTGGCGATAAGAGCTATAAAATCTATGACCTAAAAGCGGTGCCTGGCACCGAAAAATTGCCCTATTCCTTGAAAATCCTGGCAGAAAATCTGCTGCGGAACGAGGACGGGGAAAATATCACCAAAGAGCAGATTACGCAGATAGCAAACTGGGATCCAGAAGCGGCACCTAGCAAGGAAATCCAGTACAGCCCGGCGCGGGTCTTAATGCAAGATTTCACCGGCGTTCCCTGCATCGTTGACCTGGCGACTATGCGCGACGCGGTGGTGAACCTGGGTAAAGATCCTGACCTGATCAACCCGCAAGTGCCAGCGGAAATGGTTATTGACCACTCGGTACAGATCGACGTATTCGGCTCCAAAGATGCCGTGGAAAAGAACATGGACATCGAGTACCAGCGCAACCAGGAACGCTATCAGTTCCTCCGCTGGGGGCAAGGCGCCTTCGAAAACTTCCGGGTAGTACCTCCGGGAACCGGGATTGTGCACCAGGTAAATATCGAATACCTGGCGCGGGTTGTTTTCGCCGACCAGGACGAGGATGGCGCGCTGGCTTACCCCGACACTTTGGTAGGTACCGACTCTCACACCACTATGGTTAACGGTCTGGGCGTCCTCGGCTGGGGCGTCGGCGGAATCGAGGCTGAGGCGGCCATGCTGGGACAGCCGGTATCGATGCTGATTCCGCGGGTAGTGGGCTTCAAGCTAACCGGCGAAATCGCGCCTGGCGCTACCGCTACTGATGTGGTACTGACTATCACCCAGATGCTGCGTGACCACGGAGTAGTCGGCAAGTTCGTAGAGTTCTATGGCGAGGGCGTAGGAGCAGTTCCCCTAGCCAACCGCGCCACTATCGGCAATATGTCGCCGGAGTTTGGTTCCACTGCCGCTATCTTCCCGATTGATGAGGTCACTATTGACTATCTGCACCTGACCGGCCGCAGCGAAGAATCCTGCGCCCTCGTGCGGGAATACGCTAAGCGGCAAGGACTGTGGCATGACCCCTCTCACGAGGCACGTTATAGCGAATATCTGGAACTGGATCTGTCCACCGTGGTGCCTTCTATTGCTGGTCCGAAGCGTCCGCAAGACCGCATCGAGCTGGCAATGGCCAAAGATTCTTTCAAGAAGATTCTTCCCGACTATGTGGCCGGAGATAAGACCATTGATCCGAAACTGATGCGTCCTACCCGCCCCACCCAGGTGAAACTAGCTGGTGGGGAAGAAGTAGCCATGGATCACGGCGACGTGGTAATCGCCTCCATTACTTCCTGCACTAACACCTCCAACCCCTCGGTGATGATGGCGGCTGGTTTGCTCGCTAAGAACGCTGCTGAAAAAGGACTAAAGCCGAAGCCGTGGGTGAAAACCTCCCTAGCTCCCGGCTCCCAAGTAGTGCGGGACTACTACGAAAAAGCCGGTCTGATGCCGTACCTGTCGCAGCTGGGCTTCGATATTGTCGGCTATGGCTGCACCACTTGTATCGGTAACTCCGGTCCGCTGCCCGAGGAAGTTCACAACACGGTAGCGGAAGCAGACCTGACGGTAGTGTCGGTACTGTCTGGTAACCGTAACTTTGAAGGGCGGATCAACCCGGATGTAAAGATGAACTATCTAGCATCCCCACCGCTGGTTATTTCCTACGCACTAGCCGGAACTATGGACTTCGATTTCGAAACCGAGCCGCTAGGCACAGATAGCCAAGGAAACGAAGTTTACCTGCGCGATATTTGGCCGGCTGCCGAAGAAGTAGAAAAAGTAATCGGCCAGGCTATCGACCGCGATATGTATCTGCAGGATTACCAGAGCGTCTTCGAAGGAGATCACCGCTGGCAGTCCCTGGAGGTTCCCGATTCACCCACCTTCGCGTGGGACGACGGATCCACCTATGTGCGCAGAGCACCCTTCTTCGAAGGGATGCCGGAAACCCCAGATCCGGTGAAAGATATTTCCGGAGCCCGAGTGCTGCTGAAACTGGGAGATTCGGTAACCACCGACCATATTTCCCCCGCAGGTGCGTTTGCCGCCAAGACTCCGGCTGGTCAGTACCTCAGCTCCCACGGCGTGGAACGGCGTAGCTTCAACTCCTATGGTTCGCGGCGCGGTAACCACGAAGTGATGATGCGCGGCACCTTCGCAAATATCCGTATCCGTAACCAGCTCCTCGACAATGTCGAGGGCGGTTTCACCAAGGACTTCACCAAAGCTGACGCCCCAGTGGTGCCGGTTTACGATGCTTCGGTATCCTACGCCCAGGCCGGAGTGCCACTGGTAGTACTCGGTGGTAAAGAGTACGGAACCGGATCTTCGCGTGACTGGGCTGCTAAAGGTACTTTGCTGCTGGGAGTCAAAGCGGTTATCGCGCGGTCTTTCGAACGGATTCACCGTTCCAACTTGATCGGTATGGGGATCTTGCCGCTACAGTTCCCCGAGGGCGAAAGCGCTGATTCCCTCGGGCTAGATGGGACAGAAACCTTCGATATTAACGGCATTACCCAGCTCAATGAGGGGGTAACTCCGCAGGTTATGAAGGTGAAAGCGACTAAGACCGATGGCTCCACCGTAGAGTTCGACGCCACCGTGCGGATCGACACTCCCGGTGAAGCTCAGTACTACCGCAACGGTGGAATCCTGCAGTACGTACTGCGCAATCTAGTTGCCTAG
- a CDS encoding metal ABC transporter solute-binding protein, Zn/Mn family produces the protein MVHKNSFKTLLASLIAALLVFSAAGCSAHAQGGATTENTGEKDKPLVYATFFPVADLTSRIVGDKMEVKTVIKGTQEPHDFELQTSDRAELSKADLIVYNGAGMEGFIGDLRESLGSEEKFLDLSQGLTLLRNKDAARTDSTAVNPHTWLSVKNAQAELKTICEKVSALDPENASYYQENLKKAQEKFQVLDKKFAREIAKVPAEKRYFVASHAAFNYLADDYGLKQVAVTGISPEDEPSANQLATIADFVKKHQISTIFFEGKATPKVAETLARTTGAKTGTLYTMEHLTKEEEALGYLGLMEKNLTNLMESFGE, from the coding sequence ATGGTGCATAAAAATAGCTTCAAAACCCTTCTGGCTTCGCTGATTGCCGCCCTCTTGGTATTTTCTGCAGCAGGCTGCAGTGCGCACGCGCAGGGAGGGGCAACCACGGAAAACACTGGAGAAAAAGATAAACCTCTGGTCTATGCCACTTTCTTTCCGGTAGCCGATCTGACCAGCCGGATCGTCGGCGACAAGATGGAAGTCAAAACGGTTATTAAAGGCACGCAAGAGCCCCACGACTTTGAACTGCAAACCAGCGATCGCGCTGAACTCTCAAAAGCCGATCTGATTGTTTACAACGGTGCCGGAATGGAAGGCTTTATTGGAGACCTCCGCGAGAGCCTTGGGAGTGAAGAAAAATTCCTCGATCTATCGCAAGGGCTAACCCTACTAAGAAATAAAGATGCGGCCCGCACCGATAGCACTGCGGTTAACCCCCACACTTGGCTCAGCGTTAAAAATGCTCAGGCCGAGCTGAAAACAATTTGCGAAAAGGTTAGCGCCCTAGATCCTGAAAATGCTAGCTATTACCAGGAAAATCTGAAAAAAGCCCAAGAAAAATTCCAGGTGTTAGACAAAAAATTTGCTCGGGAAATCGCTAAAGTTCCCGCTGAAAAACGCTACTTTGTTGCCTCCCATGCAGCTTTCAACTATCTGGCAGACGACTACGGTCTCAAACAGGTAGCAGTCACCGGGATTTCACCCGAGGACGAACCCTCGGCTAACCAATTGGCTACCATTGCTGATTTCGTGAAGAAACATCAGATCAGCACGATCTTTTTTGAAGGGAAAGCCACTCCGAAAGTCGCAGAAACCCTAGCACGCACTACCGGAGCAAAAACCGGCACTCTTTACACCATGGAGCATCTAACTAAGGAGGAAGAGGCACTCGGATATCTGGGGCTAATGGAGAAAAACTTAACTAACTTGATGGAATCGTTCGGTGAATAA
- a CDS encoding metal ABC transporter permease produces the protein MSLFAYDFMQRAFLVGTVLAVILPLIGLPIVLKRLSMMGDTLSHSSLAGVAAGLAFGFNPLVGSVIACVIAALFVEAVRVRLRAYQEISTVIVLAASIGLAGIFTSFSGGSSAITTYLFGSIVTLSDLELYLVLGVGVAVAVVYSVLYRRLFLTIFDSPTARLLGINIRVLNFVFALLVALAVSVAAKTIGSLIVSSILVIPAIGAMQFARTYRGTLLLSVIISLFCVYAGLVLSFYQNLRPGAVIVLISVFGLLAALVFRKK, from the coding sequence ATGAGCCTGTTTGCTTATGACTTCATGCAACGCGCCTTCCTGGTAGGAACGGTACTGGCGGTAATCTTGCCGCTAATTGGCTTGCCGATTGTACTCAAACGCCTATCGATGATGGGGGATACGCTCTCACACTCTTCGCTGGCGGGAGTAGCCGCCGGGCTGGCTTTCGGTTTTAACCCCTTAGTGGGATCGGTTATTGCCTGCGTAATCGCAGCTCTATTTGTAGAAGCAGTACGAGTACGTTTGCGTGCCTACCAAGAGATTTCTACGGTTATTGTGTTAGCAGCTTCGATTGGGCTCGCCGGAATTTTTACCAGTTTTTCCGGTGGATCTAGCGCCATCACCACCTATCTGTTTGGTTCTATCGTTACCCTAAGTGACCTGGAGTTGTATCTGGTGCTAGGGGTGGGGGTAGCCGTGGCAGTGGTCTACAGCGTCCTGTATCGCCGCCTCTTTTTAACCATATTCGATTCTCCGACCGCGCGGCTATTAGGGATAAATATTCGCGTCCTCAATTTTGTGTTCGCGCTGTTGGTGGCACTAGCAGTGTCGGTAGCGGCAAAAACTATCGGATCCCTGATAGTCTCCTCGATTCTGGTAATCCCCGCGATTGGGGCTATGCAGTTCGCGCGAACCTATCGCGGCACCTTGCTGCTGTCAGTGATCATCTCATTGTTCTGTGTGTATGCGGGGCTAGTGCTCTCGTTTTATCAAAACCTGCGCCCCGGCGCGGTAATCGTCCTCATATCGGTATTTGGGCTGCTAGCAGCCTTAGTCTTTAGAAAAAAGTAA
- a CDS encoding ABC transporter permease, whose product MLLIEIVILCAAFFGVCYLGTGTDQKNLKNYSSYPNKVQNRIQEIAEYRGKFKETGKVSVWAAHFFVFTVLFLFFGIPIRQENFSHNFIYLLILGQTLNVFDLLIIDLLWWRNSKRIRLSKIPQKELYKDPKKHIEAFIRALLLYFFVALVDGYLLTLF is encoded by the coding sequence GTGCTTTTAATCGAAATAGTCATTTTATGCGCGGCATTTTTTGGGGTCTGCTACCTAGGGACTGGCACGGATCAGAAAAATTTAAAAAACTATAGTTCCTATCCGAATAAAGTTCAAAACCGCATCCAAGAGATTGCCGAGTACCGCGGAAAGTTTAAGGAAACAGGAAAAGTCAGTGTCTGGGCAGCACACTTTTTCGTATTTACTGTCTTATTTTTATTTTTCGGAATTCCTATTCGCCAGGAAAACTTCTCTCATAACTTTATATATTTGCTGATTTTGGGACAGACCTTAAATGTCTTTGACCTGCTCATCATTGATCTGCTGTGGTGGCGAAATAGCAAGCGGATAAGATTATCGAAAATACCGCAAAAAGAGCTTTATAAAGATCCGAAAAAGCATATCGAGGCATTTATAAGAGCGCTGTTGCTCTACTTTTTCGTGGCGCTAGTTGACGGATATCTACTAACTTTATTTTGA